In Archangium violaceum, the following are encoded in one genomic region:
- the treY gene encoding malto-oligosyltrehalose synthase has protein sequence MGQASVDALAGTLYGRVREELLGRATPLSTYRIQLHKGFPFTAAREIVPYLARLGLTDIYCSPYLKASPGSTHGYDCVDHKQLNPEVGSAEEHAAFCATLREHGLGQVLDVVPNHMGIDAFNPLWFDVLENGPSSLFARFFDIDWSPVKDELKDKVLLPVLGDQYGVVLERGELRLGFQDGAFRVHYYDRVLPVAPGQYGRVLRRDLEGLESRLGAEHPHLLELHSILTAIRNLPARTETERSLVIERNREKEVIKRRLAALAEASPEMAAHIETNVRALNGTPGNPRSFDELDALLEGCCYRLADWRVAGEEINYRRFFDINGLAAIRVEDPDVFAEAHQRIFDWLRQGCVTGLRIDHPDGLYDPTAYFLNLQEQYFVERARALFDAEHRELSAKWPEVERRLRERWQAEAGAHVDSPLRKALFVAVEKIQGGRERIPEGWAVHGTTGYRFANAVGGIFVRPDAEASLTETYYRFIGKAVDFEELVYEKKRLILRDFMSSELNVLAHRLNRVSEMNRRSRDFTLNSLRRALAEFIALFPVYRTYVDDWRPELDERDVRYIQDTLRHAKARNATLNASIFDFLGDVLLRRYPEHLGPHERAEMLAFAMKVQQVTGPVMAKGLEDTVFYVYNRLVSLNEVGGEPEQFGTTDDVFHSRNQERAEHWPASMLTTSTHDTKRSEDVRARINVLSEVPEEWRQRVARWSKLTAPHRASLPEGPAPSPNDEYLFYQTVVGAWPMGPSLSGEALTRFRDRVREYMLKAIKEAKVRTSWTNTNPSYEEAVSRFVESCLDPASSRAFLDDIRSFKRHIERAGQHNALGQQLMKLASPGVVDTYQGCELWDLSLVDPDNRRPVDYTLRARLLEALDREAEADRAGLCTRLTANMDDGRIKLFVLAEGLRLRQRQAALFRHGGYRALTLAGPRADAAIALAREHGQSVVIAAAPRHTLSALAASGGLAGAYEETSLELPGSYASMTFRDVFTGQEVRPGRQAGGAVLPLAPLLAGFPLVLLERSDG, from the coding sequence ATGGGGCAGGCGAGCGTGGATGCACTGGCTGGGACGCTGTACGGGCGCGTGCGGGAGGAGCTGCTGGGCCGCGCCACGCCGCTGTCCACCTACCGCATTCAATTGCACAAGGGTTTTCCCTTCACCGCCGCGCGGGAGATTGTGCCCTACCTGGCTCGGCTGGGGCTGACGGACATCTACTGCTCGCCCTACCTCAAGGCGAGCCCGGGCAGCACCCACGGCTATGACTGCGTGGACCACAAGCAGCTCAACCCGGAGGTGGGCTCGGCCGAGGAGCACGCGGCCTTCTGTGCCACGCTGCGCGAGCACGGGCTGGGGCAGGTGCTGGACGTGGTGCCCAACCACATGGGCATCGACGCCTTCAACCCGCTGTGGTTCGACGTGCTGGAGAACGGCCCCTCGTCCCTGTTCGCGCGCTTCTTCGACATCGACTGGAGCCCGGTGAAGGACGAGCTGAAGGACAAGGTCCTCCTGCCGGTGCTGGGGGATCAGTACGGGGTGGTGCTGGAGCGGGGCGAGCTGAGGCTGGGCTTCCAGGACGGGGCCTTCCGGGTCCACTACTACGACCGCGTCCTCCCGGTGGCCCCCGGGCAGTACGGGCGGGTGCTGCGCCGCGACCTGGAGGGGCTGGAGAGCCGGCTGGGGGCGGAGCATCCGCACCTGCTGGAGCTGCACTCCATCCTCACCGCCATCCGCAACCTGCCCGCGCGCACGGAGACCGAGCGCTCCCTGGTCATCGAGCGCAACCGCGAGAAGGAGGTCATCAAGCGCCGCCTGGCCGCCCTGGCCGAGGCCAGCCCCGAGATGGCCGCGCACATCGAGACCAACGTGCGGGCCCTCAACGGCACCCCGGGCAACCCGCGCTCCTTCGACGAGCTGGACGCGCTGCTGGAGGGGTGCTGCTACCGGCTGGCCGACTGGCGCGTGGCGGGGGAGGAGATCAACTACCGTCGCTTCTTCGACATCAACGGGCTGGCCGCCATCCGGGTGGAGGACCCGGACGTGTTCGCCGAGGCCCACCAGCGCATCTTCGACTGGTTGCGTCAGGGCTGCGTCACCGGGTTGCGCATCGACCACCCGGACGGGCTCTATGATCCGACGGCCTATTTCCTCAACCTGCAGGAGCAGTACTTCGTGGAGCGGGCGAGGGCCCTCTTCGACGCCGAGCATCGCGAGCTGTCCGCGAAGTGGCCGGAGGTGGAGCGGCGGCTGCGCGAGCGCTGGCAGGCGGAGGCGGGGGCGCACGTGGACTCGCCGCTGCGCAAGGCGCTCTTCGTGGCGGTGGAGAAGATTCAAGGGGGCCGCGAGCGCATCCCCGAGGGCTGGGCGGTGCACGGCACCACCGGGTACCGCTTCGCCAACGCGGTGGGGGGCATCTTCGTGCGGCCGGACGCCGAGGCGTCGCTGACGGAGACGTACTACCGCTTCATCGGTAAAGCGGTGGACTTCGAGGAGCTGGTCTACGAGAAGAAGCGCCTCATCCTGCGCGACTTCATGTCGAGCGAGCTGAACGTGCTCGCCCACCGGCTCAACCGCGTGTCGGAGATGAACCGGCGCTCGCGCGACTTCACCCTCAACAGCCTGCGGCGGGCGCTGGCGGAGTTCATCGCGCTCTTCCCCGTCTACCGCACCTACGTGGACGACTGGCGGCCGGAGCTGGACGAGCGCGACGTGCGCTACATCCAGGACACGCTGCGGCACGCCAAGGCGCGCAACGCCACCCTCAACGCCAGCATCTTCGACTTCCTGGGGGACGTGCTGCTGCGGCGCTACCCGGAGCACCTGGGGCCGCACGAGCGGGCGGAGATGCTGGCCTTCGCCATGAAGGTGCAGCAGGTGACGGGCCCCGTCATGGCCAAGGGGCTGGAGGACACCGTCTTCTACGTCTACAACCGGCTTGTCTCCCTCAACGAGGTGGGGGGAGAGCCGGAGCAGTTCGGCACCACCGACGACGTCTTCCACTCTCGCAACCAGGAGCGCGCGGAGCACTGGCCGGCGAGCATGCTCACCACCAGCACGCACGACACCAAGCGCAGCGAGGACGTGCGCGCGCGCATCAACGTCCTCTCGGAGGTGCCCGAGGAGTGGCGCCAGCGGGTGGCTCGCTGGTCGAAGCTCACCGCGCCCCACCGCGCCTCGCTGCCCGAGGGACCCGCGCCCAGCCCCAATGACGAGTACCTCTTCTACCAGACGGTGGTGGGCGCCTGGCCCATGGGCCCCTCCCTCTCCGGGGAGGCCCTCACGCGGTTCCGCGACCGCGTCCGCGAGTACATGCTCAAGGCCATCAAGGAGGCCAAGGTCCGCACCTCGTGGACCAACACCAATCCGTCCTACGAGGAGGCCGTGTCGCGCTTCGTGGAGTCCTGCCTGGACCCGGCCAGCAGCCGCGCCTTCCTGGATGACATCCGCTCCTTCAAGCGCCACATCGAGCGGGCCGGGCAGCACAACGCACTGGGTCAGCAGCTGATGAAGCTGGCCTCGCCCGGGGTGGTGGACACCTACCAGGGCTGCGAGCTGTGGGACCTGTCCCTGGTGGACCCCGACAACCGCCGGCCGGTGGACTACACCCTGCGGGCCCGGCTGCTGGAGGCGCTGGACCGCGAGGCGGAGGCGGACCGGGCCGGGCTGTGCACCCGGCTGACGGCGAACATGGACGATGGCCGCATCAAGCTCTTCGTGCTGGCCGAGGGTCTGCGCCTGCGCCAGCGCCAGGCGGCCCTCTTCCGGCATGGCGGGTACCGGGCGCTCACCCTGGCGGGCCCGCGCGCGGACGCGGCGATCGCCCTCGCCCGGGAACACGGACAGTCCGTCGTCATCGCCGCCGCACCGCGCCATACGCTCTCCGCCCTGGCTGCTTCCGGGGGCCTGGCGGGGGCGTATGAAGAAACGTCGCTGGAGCTGCCCGGTTCCTATGCGAGCATGACGTTCCGGGACGTGTTCACCGGGCAGGAGGTCCGGCCGGGTCGTCAGGCGGGTGGCGCGGTGCTGCCCCTGGCTCCCCTGCTGGCGGGCTTCCCGCTGGTGTTGTTGGAGAGGAGTGATGGATGA
- a CDS encoding SWIB/MDM2 domain-containing protein, with amino-acid sequence MAAKKTTAAKKAPAAKKAPAAKKSAAGKRKPNAAFMKEMTPSAALAEIVGNKPLPRTQVVSKIWDYIKKNNLQDAKNKRQINADDKLKPIFGGKKSVTMFEMTALVNKNLT; translated from the coding sequence ATGGCCGCCAAGAAGACCACCGCCGCGAAGAAGGCTCCCGCCGCGAAGAAGGCTCCCGCCGCCAAGAAGTCCGCGGCTGGCAAGCGCAAGCCGAACGCGGCGTTCATGAAGGAGATGACTCCGTCCGCCGCTCTGGCGGAGATCGTCGGCAACAAGCCGCTGCCCCGCACCCAGGTCGTCAGCAAGATCTGGGACTACATCAAGAAGAACAACCTCCAGGACGCCAAGAACAAGCGGCAGATCAACGCCGACGACAAGCTCAAGCCCATCTTCGGTGGGAAGAAGTCCGTCACCATGTTCGAGATGACGGCGCTGGTGAACAAGAACCTGACCTGA
- a CDS encoding NAD-dependent epimerase/dehydratase family protein produces the protein MNTLITGANGFLGSWLVRALTARGHVAACFIRPGSDVSSLIGLEYERVEGDVTDAASLARAVQGRDVVFHLAGLRRAATREDFLRVNAEGTRLLCEALVATSGKKPRLVLAGSLGASGPSTRERPRTEEDPLQPAEWYGESKAEAERIAFSYADRLPVTVVRPPRIVGPGDRENLLIFKLVSRGLRLELGGGPRPLTLVDVEDVVDLLLLLAEREEALGQSFFVGHPQPLTLEELQDIAASELGVKTRTVRLSPGVLTALASVADGVTRVTGRRLPLNRKFARQLLVPAWTCSSAKAERLLGFRATRDPADSIRRSARWYREQGWL, from the coding sequence TTGAACACACTCATCACTGGCGCGAACGGTTTCCTGGGCTCCTGGCTGGTGCGCGCGCTCACCGCGCGGGGACATGTAGCGGCCTGTTTCATCCGTCCCGGAAGTGACGTGTCGAGTCTGATCGGGTTGGAGTACGAGAGGGTGGAGGGAGACGTGACGGACGCGGCCAGCCTGGCCCGCGCCGTCCAGGGACGGGACGTGGTCTTCCACCTGGCGGGCCTGCGCCGCGCCGCCACCCGAGAGGACTTCCTGCGCGTCAACGCCGAGGGGACACGGCTGTTGTGCGAGGCCCTGGTGGCCACCTCCGGGAAGAAGCCGCGGCTGGTGCTGGCCGGCTCGCTGGGTGCCTCGGGGCCCTCCACGAGGGAGCGGCCCCGGACAGAGGAGGACCCCCTGCAACCCGCGGAGTGGTACGGCGAGAGCAAGGCCGAGGCCGAGCGCATCGCCTTCTCGTACGCGGACCGGCTGCCGGTGACGGTGGTGCGCCCGCCGCGCATCGTGGGGCCGGGGGACCGGGAGAACCTCCTCATCTTCAAGCTGGTGTCGCGGGGCCTGCGGCTGGAGCTGGGCGGTGGCCCCCGGCCGCTGACCCTGGTGGACGTGGAGGACGTGGTGGACCTGCTGCTACTGCTGGCCGAGCGCGAGGAGGCCCTCGGCCAATCCTTCTTCGTAGGTCACCCCCAGCCCCTCACGCTGGAGGAGCTGCAGGACATCGCGGCCTCGGAGCTGGGGGTGAAAACGCGCACGGTGCGACTGTCGCCTGGTGTACTGACGGCGCTGGCGAGCGTGGCGGATGGGGTGACGCGGGTGACGGGCCGGCGCCTGCCCCTCAACCGGAAGTTCGCGCGGCAGCTGCTGGTGCCGGCCTGGACGTGCTCGAGCGCCAAGGCCGAGCGCCTGCTGGGCTTCCGCGCCACGAGGGACCCCGCCGACTCCATCCGCCGCAGCGCTCGCTGGTACAGGGAGCAGGGGTGGTTGTGA
- a CDS encoding HAD family hydrolase, whose amino-acid sequence MPAKAAFYDVDGTLVKTNVVHVYAYYAMNRGSLLGTLGRTLSTAASVPLFAAMDAVNRKAFNEFFYRYYAGLSEDRLISIAEDMFEDVLKPALYEQTRDLIDQARRVGCRIVLVTGALDFSMRPLARYLGADDMIANKMQFVGGKATGKVIPPIIEGANKANAIRSYCVREGLALDQCHGYSDSASDYAMLSVVGRPTAVNPDMRLRSIARAYNWPILDLK is encoded by the coding sequence ATGCCCGCGAAAGCTGCCTTCTACGATGTCGACGGGACGCTGGTGAAGACCAACGTCGTCCACGTCTACGCCTATTACGCGATGAACCGGGGCTCGCTGCTGGGGACCCTCGGGAGGACCCTGTCCACCGCCGCCAGCGTGCCCCTCTTCGCGGCCATGGACGCGGTGAACCGCAAGGCCTTCAACGAGTTCTTCTACCGGTACTACGCCGGCCTCTCCGAGGACCGGCTCATCTCCATCGCCGAGGACATGTTCGAGGACGTGCTCAAGCCCGCCCTCTACGAGCAGACGCGTGACCTCATCGACCAGGCGCGCCGCGTCGGTTGCCGCATCGTGCTCGTCACCGGAGCGCTGGACTTCAGCATGCGCCCGCTGGCCCGCTACCTGGGCGCGGACGACATGATCGCCAACAAGATGCAGTTCGTTGGCGGCAAGGCCACCGGCAAGGTGATTCCCCCGATCATCGAGGGAGCGAACAAGGCCAACGCCATCCGCTCCTACTGCGTCCGCGAGGGCCTGGCGCTCGACCAGTGCCATGGCTACTCCGACAGCGCCTCCGACTACGCGATGCTGTCCGTCGTGGGACGGCCCACCGCCGTCAACCCGGACATGCGCCTGCGCTCCATCGCCCGGGCCTACAACTGGCCCATCCTCGACCTCAAGTAA
- a CDS encoding lactate racemase domain-containing protein produces the protein MRPLKTLQKLYDEESQVVITEKGSPPRALFSGENFLLENLPVGTRVIFPRPPLAGVPNVKAAIRWAINHPEGMEPLHALLRPGMRLTCVIDDISVPLPPMATPDVRQSILEVVLELCADSGVDDIHLIIANALHRRMTEGEMRRMVGQKIYDAYYPERYYNHDAEDPDGMVELERTPCGSHVVAVNRRVAESDLVVYVNVNFVPMNGGHKSMGTGVANYASLRAHHNPKTIRESKSYMEPGHSELYRRNERIGKAIDKHLKVFHIETSLNNRMFGPGVDFLHKKEEDYTEGDRLKFHAMRYALSKMPRAAARKVLNSIPAPYDVTGVFAGATEPTHAKTLEKSWQQYVVPVQGQSDIVIFPIPFISPYSVNSILNPLLVQVMGLGYFFNLNRGVPLVKKGGVLILTHPAFDEFDPVQHPSYIEFFNRVLPETRDAVQIEQKYEREFAENPSYVHLYRKGNAYHGVHPLYMWYWGENGRQHVGKVIVAGAENNHVPALLGWDRTDTLTEAIEEARGFMGRSASISLLRIAPTVMVDVK, from the coding sequence ATGCGCCCGCTCAAGACGCTCCAGAAGCTCTACGACGAGGAAAGCCAGGTGGTCATCACCGAGAAGGGCAGCCCCCCGCGGGCGCTCTTCTCCGGGGAGAACTTCCTCCTGGAGAACCTGCCCGTGGGCACCCGGGTCATCTTCCCCCGGCCGCCCCTGGCCGGTGTGCCCAACGTGAAGGCCGCCATCCGCTGGGCCATCAACCACCCCGAGGGCATGGAGCCGCTGCACGCCCTGCTCCGCCCCGGCATGCGGCTCACCTGCGTCATCGACGACATCTCCGTCCCGCTGCCTCCCATGGCCACGCCGGACGTGCGCCAGTCCATCCTCGAGGTGGTGCTGGAGCTGTGCGCCGACTCGGGCGTGGACGACATCCACCTGATCATCGCCAACGCCCTGCACCGCCGCATGACGGAAGGCGAGATGCGGCGCATGGTGGGCCAGAAGATCTACGACGCCTACTACCCGGAGCGGTACTACAACCATGACGCCGAGGATCCGGACGGCATGGTGGAGCTGGAGCGCACCCCGTGCGGCTCGCACGTGGTGGCCGTCAACCGGCGCGTGGCCGAGAGCGACCTCGTCGTCTACGTCAACGTCAACTTCGTGCCCATGAACGGCGGACACAAGTCCATGGGCACCGGCGTGGCCAACTACGCGAGCCTCCGGGCGCACCACAACCCGAAGACGATCCGCGAGTCCAAGAGCTACATGGAGCCGGGCCACAGCGAGCTGTACCGGCGCAACGAGCGCATCGGCAAGGCGATCGACAAGCACCTCAAGGTGTTCCACATCGAGACGTCGCTGAACAACCGCATGTTCGGCCCGGGCGTGGACTTCCTCCACAAGAAGGAGGAGGACTACACCGAGGGCGACCGGCTGAAGTTCCACGCCATGCGGTACGCGCTGTCGAAGATGCCGCGCGCGGCGGCGCGCAAGGTGCTCAACTCCATCCCAGCGCCCTATGACGTGACGGGCGTGTTCGCCGGAGCCACCGAGCCCACCCACGCCAAGACGCTGGAGAAGAGCTGGCAGCAGTACGTGGTGCCGGTGCAGGGGCAGAGCGACATCGTCATCTTCCCCATCCCCTTCATCTCGCCCTACAGCGTCAACTCCATCCTCAATCCGCTGCTGGTGCAGGTGATGGGGCTGGGCTACTTCTTCAACCTCAACCGCGGCGTGCCGCTGGTGAAGAAGGGCGGCGTGCTCATCCTCACCCACCCGGCCTTCGACGAGTTCGATCCCGTCCAGCACCCCAGCTACATCGAGTTCTTCAACCGGGTGCTGCCCGAGACGCGCGACGCGGTGCAGATCGAACAGAAGTACGAGCGCGAGTTCGCCGAGAACCCCAGCTACGTGCACCTGTACCGCAAGGGCAATGCCTACCACGGCGTGCACCCGCTCTACATGTGGTACTGGGGCGAGAACGGCCGCCAGCACGTGGGCAAGGTCATCGTCGCGGGCGCGGAGAACAACCACGTCCCGGCCCTGCTCGGCTGGGACCGCACCGACACCCTCACCGAGGCCATCGAGGAGGCGCGCGGCTTCATGGGCCGCTCGGCCAGCATCAGCCTGCTGCGCATCGCCCCCACCGTCATGGTCGACGTGAAGTAA